The Streptomyces armeniacus genomic interval CGCCGCCACCCGCCCCACCGCCCGGAGCCACCGGTGAACCCTCCGGCAGCCGAGATCGAAAAGCTGCTGCACCGCCTGACCATCCTGCTGTGCGCCGTCGGTGTCCTCGCCCTGACCTTCACCGCGGTCAACGTGACCCTCTTCGCCTCAAGTCGAGACGTGCCCCTGCCGATCGCAGTCCTGCTCGATCCGATGCTCGCCCTCACCCTGACCGCCGTCCTGTACGCGGACTCCCGGCTCGCCGCCTGGGGCCTGCGCCCGCCCACCTGGTCCACAGCACTGCGCTGGTGGGCCGGCGCCACCGCCGCCGTCATGAACACCTGGGCCTCACTCTGGCCGGACGGCCACATCGGCTGGCCCCACCAAGCCGACCCCGCAGCCGTACTCCTCCACCTCGCCCCCTGCCTCCTCCTCGTCGGCCTCGCCGAAGCGATCGCCGCCTACCGCAGACTCCTCACCGAGACACGCAACCCCAACCCACAGCCCGTAACCGCACCCCGCCCGGAACCACCCCCACGATCTGTCGAACCACCACTGCACCCCGCACCTCACACCGCACCCGGAGGCGACCTCACCCGCGACGACGAACTACTCCTCCGCGCCCACGCCCTCGACGCCGCCGTACGCACGCGCACCGGACACCCCGTCAGCATCCGAGAGCTACGACGCCAACTGCACCTCGGACAGGACCGCGCCCGAGCACTGCGCACCCGACTCGACGCGGCGCTCCCCGACGACGCCACCGCACCCGACCCGCACCCGGAAACCTCTCTTGACCAGGGACGATAGCCGCTTGACATCACGCCGCGATCGAGCGTCCATGGTCGTCGGCGAACCGGGAACCACCGCGATGCGCACGCGCCCCGCCACGCCACCCGCGCCCGCCCCGTACGGGCGGCGCACCCCGGCCGGGGACCCCACCACGACCCAACACGATCCGCAGTGAGGTTCCCCCATGACAACCACCGAACACCGCACCCGACCGCACCCCGACCCCGTACCCGACGCACTCACCGGCACCCGCGCCAAGATCTTCGAAGCGCTCACCGCACACCCCGGCAGCACCACCGCCGACCTCGCCCAGACCGCGGCGGTCGGCCGTTCCACCGCGGGCAAGGCGCTGACGGCCCTTGAAGATCAGGGCTTGGCGGTACGCGAACCCGGCGACCGCACCCCCGGACACCGCACCCCGGACCGGTGGCGCCCCGCCCCGCACACCGCACCCGACACCCCGCACCCGGCCAACGAAGCGAACAACGCAGCCCCGGGGCAGGAAGACAACGCAACTCCAGCATCAGCAACCAACGACGAGCACGCCGACACCACCGAGAGCCACACCACGCCCCAAGGCGACGACGCACCGGCGGCCCGGGGCAACGATGAGAACCCCGACGGTCCGACGCATCCCGACCAGGACCCGAACCACGGCGAGTCCACGTCGGCAGCTACGGAAGCGCAAGAGGATGGCTCAGTGGAAACGCCGGGAGCATCACCAACGGCGGCACCATCCGGCACGGAAGACGAAGCACCCTCAGAGGCACACCGCACGACGGGCCACCCTGTCGCCCCGACACCAGTGGCGAAGCCAGGCAGGCTCCAGCCAGGCGCACTCCGGGAGATGGTCGTCGCTCATCTGCAGGCCAATCCCGACACCGCGTACACCGCCACCGGCATCAGCCGCATCATCGACCGAAGCTCCGGCGCCATCGCCAACGCCCTGGTGAAACTCACCGCCCAGGGCACCACCCGCCAGGTGAGCGACGCACCCCGCCGCTACCAGTACACAGCACGCGGTCCCCAGGAGAACTGACCACAACTGGTGAGGGGGTTGCCCGGCACACTGTGCCGGGCAACCCCCTCACCACGTCGAACGTGAGCAAGTCATGCCGCCGGTGGAACGACCCCCGCGACCGCGTCCGGCCAACCTATGCGTATACCGTTGATGACTGACCGTAGACCAAGTCCGAGGGGATGAACCGTGGGGGACGGCAAGGAAGTACTGGATATATCCACCAAGGATCTGAAGTCGGCTGCGCCGACGTTCCGGACCCAGAGCGGTGAACTGCTCAAAGCCGCCACGACGTTGGGGGCGAAGCTCGATGCGCTGGGGCAGCCGTGGGGCGGGGAGGAGCAGGTCAAGGAGTTCGCCGAGAAGTACACGGCGCAGCGTTCGTCCATCGAGAGCGCGGTGTCGGTTCTTGTTCAGGGGCTGGCGAGTATTCACGCGGCGATGGCGGATATGTCCGATGGGCACGTGGACAACGAGGACGCGATCCGAGGCATGTTCAACAGGCAGGAGACGCCGGACTGGCTGCCGTCTCAGCGGGAGTGGCATCCGCCGATGGCGGCGCCGCAGGCGCAGGCGCCTGGTCCGTCTGAGGGTTCTGGTCCGACCGGCTGATGGGGGCGTTCGAGGAGGCCAAGGAATGGCTGATCGAATCGTTCGGGATGTGGTGGCCGGACGCGGATGAGGGCAAGTGCCGTCAGGCCGCGGACGCGTGGCGGGAGTTCGCCGGGTCGGTCGGTGAAGTGCGCCGTGCGACGGACGGCAAGGCGAGCGCGCTCATCCACAACAACAAGGGTGAGGCGATCGACGCCTTCGAGGTCTTCTGGCACCGCTACTACCACAAGGAAGCGGGCTGGCTCTGGGACCTGGAGAAGGCAGCGCGTGCGATGGGCAAGGCGCTGGATGAGTTCGCGGACGCGGTCGAGAAGGCCAAGCACGACATCGACGTGCAGATCTCGATCAACGCGGCGGTGATCGCGGCGGGTATCACGGCGGCGTTCTTCACCGCGGGGCTGGCCAGCGGGGCGGCGGCGACCGCGGCTGTGGCAGTCACGGAGGCCGCGACGGCGTGCGGGGTGGCGCTGTCCGCGACGGCGGCGAGCATCGTCGGTGGGGCCCTGACCGGTGTGGTCTTCGGCGGTGTGGAGTCGGTGGTGCTGAACCTCGCGGTGGCGCAGCCGATGCAGATCCAGGCCGGTCTCCAGGACGGCTACAGCCTGGACCAGGCCAGCAAGGCGACGCGGGACGGAATGGCCTACGGCGGCGTGTTCGGCGGCGCTTTCGGGCCGTTCCTGAAGAACCAGCCGTTCAACGGTGTGCGGCTGCCGCAGAAGTTCTCTCTCCGTCCCAACGGGGGCGCGGATCTGGCGGCGGGTTCGCGTCCGCCGAAGGGTGTGCGGGCGGACCTGGACCCGATCGATGTGGCCACGGGCACGATGCTGCTGCCGCAGACGGATGTGGAACTGCCGGGCGCCCTGCCGCTGGTCTTCGAGCGCACGCACCTCTCCTCTGTACGGGTGGGGGGCTGGTTCGGGCCGAGTTGGGCCTCCACCGTGGACGAGCGGGTCCAGATCGATGCCGAGGGTGTGGTGTTCGCGGCAGCGGACGGGATGCGGCTGGTCTACCCGGTGCCCACCCCCGGCGAGCCGACGCTGCCGGTCGCCGGCCCTCGGTGGCCGCTTTGGTGGGACGGGAAACCGGACGGGGCACTGACGATCACCGATCCGGCCGACGGCACGACCCGCACGTTCGCCGATCCGGTGCCCGCCGCCGACGGGGTCCTGGACCTGCCGCTGGCCTGGAGGGAGGACCGTAACGGCACGCGGATCGACATCGACCGCAACGAGGCAGGCGCGCCGGTCGCCATCCGGCACTCCGGCGGCTACCACCTCGCGGTGGAGACCGAAGGCCCCCGCGTCACCGCACTCCGCCTCCTGCACGAGCCCCCGCCCCCGTACGACCCCGCACAGCCATGGCGCGAACCGCCGGGCACGCTGCTCGCCCGCTACGGCTACGACACAGCAGGCCACCTCAGCGAGGTCGTCAACTCCAGCGGCAACCCGCTGCGCTTCACCTACGACGCCGAGGGCCGCATCACCTCCTGGACCGACCGCAACGACACCTCCTACGGCTACATCTACGACACCCAGGGCCGCGTCGTCCGTACCGAGGGCAGCGGCGGCTTCCTGACCGGCACCCTCGCCTACGACGACGACGCGCGGCGCGTCACCGTCACCAACTCCCTCGGCCACACGCGCGTCTACGAGCACGACGACAGCTTCCAGATCACCGCCGAGACCGACGAGCTGGGCCACACCACCCGCACCACCTGGAACGCCACCGGCACCCAGCCCACCTCGGTCACCGACCCCCTGGGCCGCACCACCCACTACACCCACGACGACACCGACCACCCCACCCAGGTCACCCTCCCCGACGGCTCCACCGCCCACGCCACCTACAACGCGCTGGGCCTGCCCCTGGAAGTCACCGAACCGGGCGGCGCCCACTGGTCCCACGCCTGGGACGAACGCGGCAACCTCCTGACCACCACGGACCCATCCGGCGCCGAGACGACCTACGCGTACGACACCTCAGGCCACCTGGCCACCGTCACCAACGCGTTGGGCCGCACCCGCCGCATCGCGTGCGACCCGGCGGGCCTGCCCGTCGCGGTCACCGACGAGCTGGGCCACACCACGACCGTCACCCGCGACCCGCTGGGCCGCATCACCGCCGTCACCGACCCCTGCGGCAACGTGACGACGATGGGCTGGACCCCGGAGGGCAAACCCGCCTGGCGCGAACTGCCCGACGGCGCCCGCGAATCCTGGACCTGGGACGCGGAAGGCAACCCGCTCACCCACACCGACCCGGCCGGCAACACCACGACGTCCGAGTACGGCCCGTTCGACCGGCCCACCCGGCGCAAGGACCCGGACGGCAGCGAGTTCGCCTTCGCCTACGACGCCGAACTCCGTCTGACCCAGGTCACCAACCCGCACGGCCTCACCTGGGACTACACCTACGACCCGGCCGGACGCCTCACCACCGAGACCGACTTCAACGGCCACACCCTCACCTACGCCCATGACCCGGCCGGGCAGCTGCTGAGCCGCACCAACGGCACAGACCAGACGCTGACATACGCCCACGACGCCCTCGGACGAGTCACCAGCTCCCGCACGGAGACAGGCGACGAGATCGCCTACGCCTACGACGCAGCCGGGCATCTCCAGCGCGCCGTCGGCCCGGAGTCCGACCTGACGTGGGAACGCGACGCGCTGGGCCGCGTCCTGACGGAAACGGCCGACGGCCACCGGGTACTGCGCTACGAACGCGACCCGCTGGGGCGCGTGATCCGGCGGACCACACCCGCCGG includes:
- a CDS encoding WXG100 family type VII secretion target encodes the protein MGDGKEVLDISTKDLKSAAPTFRTQSGELLKAATTLGAKLDALGQPWGGEEQVKEFAEKYTAQRSSIESAVSVLVQGLASIHAAMADMSDGHVDNEDAIRGMFNRQETPDWLPSQREWHPPMAAPQAQAPGPSEGSGPTG